The following DNA comes from Streptococcus canis.
TTATTAAGGACATGAAAAAAGATGGTAGCTTGAAAAAAATCTCTGAAACCTATTATGCAGGTCAGGATTTGACCAAACCTTTTGGTAAAGATAAGAAAATTCCCGTCATTGATACTAGAGATGTTAACTAATGCTTGCTGTTAAAGGAGGCCTAACCACATGATTAATATCCAGTTAATGAAAGATAGTTTAGGATTTGTGTTATCGGGATTACCTTATACTCTTGGTATATCACTACTTAGTTTTCTAACTGGGCTCTTCTTTGGCTTACTCCTTGCTCTATTAGGGAGATTACGTCAGCCTCTGATACACTATCTTGTTAAAGTTTACATTTCTATCATGCGTGGCGTGCCAATGATTGTCGTTCTCTTTGTCTTATATTTTGGATTACCTTATTACGGCTTAGAATGGCCATCCTTATTGTGTGCTTATCTTGGTTTTTCCATGGTTAGCGCTGCCTATATTTCTGAAGTTTTCCGCTCGTCCATAGACGCTATTGATAAAGGACAATGGGAAGCTGCTAAGGCTCTAGGTTTGCCATATTCCCTGATGGTTAAGAAAATCATTTTGCCGCAGGCTTTTCGGATTGCAATTCCCCCTTTGGGAAACGTGATTATTGATATGGTCAAAAGCTCATCGCTGGCTGCCATGATTACCGTACCAGATATTTTTCAAAATGCTAAAATTATCGGTGGTAGGGAGTGGGACTACATGTCCATGTATATTTTAGTAGCCTTTATCTATTGGCTCATCGCCTTTTTGTTAGAACGTTATCAAGAATATTTAGAAAGAAAGCTAGCGCTAGTTTAATATACCACAAAAAACGAATATTAACCCTGAAAATACCATGTTTTCAGGGTTTTTCTGTTAAAAATATGATAGACTAGATAGAAAAGAATATTATTTTTGATTTAGTAGCTGACGTCACTAGAAAGGAACCTTATGAATCATTCAACTTGGCATGAGAAAATCAAGGCTTTTTTACCAGAACATTACTATGGTCGTATTAACCATTTTTTAGACGATGTATATGCTTCAGGCTGTGTTTACCCACCTCGGGAGAATGTTTTTAAAGCCTTGCAGGTAACTTCTTTAGAAGAAACCAAAGTGTTGATTTTAGGCCAAGATCCTTATCACGGACCTAAACAGGCACAGGGCTTGTCATTTTCAGTTCCAGAAGAGATTCCCGCTCCGCCATCCCTCCTGAACATTTTAAAAGAATTGGCTGATGATATTGGTCCTCGTGATCATCATGATTTGACGACTTGGGCCAGCCAGGGAGTTTTACTCCTCAATGCTTGCTTAACGGTACCAGCCGGACAGGCTAACGGACATGCTGGTTTGATTTGGGAACCATTTACAGATGCTATTATTAAAGTTTTAAATGAGAAGGATAGTCCTGTTGTCTTTATCTTGTGGGGAGCCTATGCGAGGAAGAAAAAAGCCTTCATTACTAATCCCAAACACCATATTATCGAGAGCCCTCATCCAAGCCCCTTGTCATCTTACCGTGGTTTTTTTGGTAGTAGACCTTTTTCAAGAGCCAATGCTATTTTAGAAAAAGAGGGCTTGACTGGTGTTGATTGGTTGCAATAGGAAGAAGTGTTACTGTTAACATATGGAGCGCTTTAGGTTAAGCACCTTAGGTCAGCGTTTTTGATATGCTAGTAGTTTCAAGTAACTAAAGTGGAATGTTTTAGGTAAAAATATCTAAGTTTTCAGGAGAATAACAGAAAAAAGGAGAGAGCATGTTACTCATTAAAAATGGCCGCCTTATGGATCCAAAATCGCAGCGTGATCAAGTGGTAGATGTGTTGATTGATGGTAAGCAGATTGTAAAGATAGCTCCCGTTATTGACTGCCAAGAAGCCCAAGTGATTGATGCTACTGGCCTCATTGTTGCTCCAGGTTTGGTAGATATTCATGTGCATTTCAGGGAGCCGGGGCAAACACATAAAGAAGATATTCATACAGGAGCCTTGGCAG
Coding sequences within:
- a CDS encoding uracil-DNA glycosylase translates to MNHSTWHEKIKAFLPEHYYGRINHFLDDVYASGCVYPPRENVFKALQVTSLEETKVLILGQDPYHGPKQAQGLSFSVPEEIPAPPSLLNILKELADDIGPRDHHDLTTWASQGVLLLNACLTVPAGQANGHAGLIWEPFTDAIIKVLNEKDSPVVFILWGAYARKKKAFITNPKHHIIESPHPSPLSSYRGFFGSRPFSRANAILEKEGLTGVDWLQ
- a CDS encoding amino acid ABC transporter permease, translating into MINIQLMKDSLGFVLSGLPYTLGISLLSFLTGLFFGLLLALLGRLRQPLIHYLVKVYISIMRGVPMIVVLFVLYFGLPYYGLEWPSLLCAYLGFSMVSAAYISEVFRSSIDAIDKGQWEAAKALGLPYSLMVKKIILPQAFRIAIPPLGNVIIDMVKSSSLAAMITVPDIFQNAKIIGGREWDYMSMYILVAFIYWLIAFLLERYQEYLERKLALV